Genomic window (Pristis pectinata isolate sPriPec2 chromosome 28, sPriPec2.1.pri, whole genome shotgun sequence):
TAATATATTGAGATTTTCATTCAAGCTACAGGAATCATCAGGATGAGGAGAAAGTTGTGGGTAAGTGgggaagaaaaatgttttttatatttttccatggtctttttcccagcactTATAACCTCATTCCGTAGGTAAAACATTACTCCAAGATTGTGGGTACTTCTCAACAAATCAATTAAATGTCATTGTATATAATTGGTATATAGGAAATATTTTTAACAACCAACAAGATGGCCCAGTGagaacaaattaaatataaaagctTTTTAAACAAAGAATCAAGGGTCATATCAGATCCTCTTAACATGCGAAGGATGGTAGGGAATGCAAACTctgtaaagcagaaaatgctggaaatactcagcaggtcaggcagcatgcttGGAaggggaaacaaagttaacgtttcaggtcatctGTCTGACCTTCTATTTCAGATTATCAGtatttgcagctttttgcttttcaacgATCAAAACCAAGGCATCAATCTTTTACCCCTATACTCTCTCACATCCTCCATCTTGGAGATAAGATTTTCTAACAAAAGCTATTGATCTGCAGTACAGGTGGGTATGAGGAGTTAAGTCAATTGTGtcgtgatcttgctgaatggtggCTCACGCTCGAAAGGCAAAAGGTCCCATTTCCTGTTCCTATATTTTCAAATCCTCACTGTTGACTTATGTTGTACTCTAGTTTAACCAATTATATCAACTTCACTCACAATGATTATCTGAAAGGTCAACTTTCAACATCTGTATTAAATGGccttgatgtgttttttttaaatatgaaaaggcaacaaataaataatttcagTTACACGCTCTATAAAACATGGTTCAGTGGCTAAATATATTATTTATAATCAATGGGCACAGGATTACCACAGTAACACATATACCTACCAAAGATAGAAGAATTTTCTCTGTTAGAACGTAAAACATgtacatttacaaaatattttaacagtTCATTTCTCACACCTATATACTGAATAACACCAAAATATCCTCAGTGCAGTTACAAATGTGCTGTTACTTAAAAGACAATTACCCATAATCGTCCTCCTGTATCGTTTTTAGCAGCCGCTTGTGTTGACAGTTTAATCTGCAAGTCCAGTCTCTGCAAGTAGTCTTTAGCGGAAAGTTCCTCAGGCTGAGTGGGCCTGGTGTCAGGATCTTCTGGACTCGGAGATGAAGAGCTTTCTTCTCTATATTCAGTGGCTTTTCATTACTGAAAGCATACATCCCTCTGGATTCATTCTCAGGAGAGTCCAATGAGTCAGTCCATTAAACAGTGATCCTTTTGCTGATATGGACTGGGATAAGGAGAGTTTTTCCTCAGGAATATGCAATCGCTTGTGAAGAGTTTATTTGCCCTTTTTATTTGCTCCGTCTGGAACAGAAGCATGATAAATGTTAACAACATCTTAGCTGCAGATTTATTATGTTTTCATAATATTATATCTTTCCTACATTGTGATGtctaaaaaataaattttgaccAAAGATGAGAGTGTAATTTTGGCCTAAATTGCACTCTGGAGTAAATCAGTTGGTCTATGTATATTAAGTTGGTATAAAACAATGAAGGTATATTAGACACTGGATTTTTACCTTGGAACCCAGACTCAAATGCAGATGGATGGGATGAAACTGTTATCTAGCTTTAAAGCTTCCTAATGAACTGCATTTGAGTAGTGTCTTAGGGCTAATGGCACATAGTCCCACTGATGTGGGAAATGGGGAAAAGAAGCCACACTGCTCAAGAAGAGGGTGCCGTTTGGAGGGTGATTTCTGCGACTGGTGGGGTTTTGTTGGTAAAGGGAGCAGAGGATTTTGCCCTGTGATTAACAGGACCATATCTGACACCCTAGGTATACTCCACATCTAAGATCAAAAAGTATTCAATGCTCCAGATCCAACCTCTTATCCTGATGGCCATCTTCTTCTGCTTTTTACACTGATAAGTTAGTTGGAGGGCTCAAACTTGCTGTGTTTGTGCTCCCAGAGATCTCAGAAGAAGTGAGAATATTACAGTGCATGGCATAGACAGTTGGAAACCTCTGTGTCGCCATGACTATGATTTACCAACTTGGTTCTGGAAACAGTTTCTTATTCAACAGAATCTGTGTCTGCCCACTTATTTTTGATATGTTCTGACACTGCCACTCCTAAAGACAGCTTTCTTTAGAAACTGTAGCAGGCAACTCAGAACTGCAGCCATTTAAAAACTAAGACGCTGGAGAACTTTGGCACTTCCCATTACAGCACAAGGTTTACTCCTATAACCAAAACCTCTTTGTATTATCAAACACAAACGCTGATAAATGGCATTTCCAAACAAAACCCACAATCAGTGACTGCATGGTTCTGCTGCAAGTGCATGAGTGGGGGAGGAGTTCTGTAATCACCAGGTCTGAGCCAGATTCAAATGCAGTTATTAATTGTGTGAATAGTCAGCTAAACTAATTCATCGCTCATATCAGAGTGCGGAAGATATTATGGTAATATCAATGTTTTCTGAATCATCACCATTTGAAGCCTTTGATCTCCCTCCAGTGTTCAACAGTAGTGGATATTTGTGACAAACTTCACAGGACATTCACAGCCCACAATAATAACCATTAAGTAAAATTTAAGAAAACTATGAAAGTTTATTCCAGCTGTAGCTTACCATAAATTTTACCTACAGTAAATTAATAATCCATGGATCGTTGTAGACTGGCAACCTGTTAAGCTTTGCAGCACAGAGCACTGCATGATTATAGCACCCGTGGTTCTCCAGTCTGAATACTCAATAGGTCTGTCCTCCTCATGCTTCAAGAAAGGCATCATCTCAAGCAGCATGCTTCTGTGCTGGGAAACTGGTGTGAACTCCCGCTCTCCTCTCTGCTGGTACCAGGTTCCTGGATGTCAGGAACCTGCTGCGAATCCCCTGCCTTCCACTGGACTCCCCCAGCAGTGTAATCACCCGTGGCTTGGTGTGGAGGGGCTGGCGTTGGATGAGTGGTATAGCAACTCAGCACTGAGGTAATGGCTCAGGGATGCACCCTGGCCAGCACAGTGAATGTGGCCATTGCTGGAGACTAGCAGCACCTGCTCCATTTGTTAACAAGACCACCTGAATGCTATGGTCTCTGTCATCGCCTCCAGTGGAAGCTGGTGGCTCCCTTTTGTCTTTGTTTGGCTGCAGCAGCTTAAAGGACAGCAATCACCATCAAGCTTGCCATCTTGCATCCCACAGGAGTGACGAGAGACACCATGGGATCTGGGCAGTCTTTTGGCATGTGGAGCAGCCACTGCCAGTCAACAGCCACGGCCCACAACTCGGCGCTGAGGGACCACACCGCTTAccccagcctgcccaacaccCACTCTTTCAAGCAGTCTCTCCACACCAATCCGTGTGCAATTCATTGCTGGATATGTGCCAGCTCCCCTGCAGAGCAGTGCAGTCAGTAATGCATTTCGATGTATGATGCTATCATCTGGCAGTTTTACATCGATTCTATTGGCACTCTTGTTCATAGGAATGCATCCTGGGTGCTAAGGTATCAGAGTATCAAGTATATGGATAGTGTTCATCACTAAAagagcaattaaaataaaaaaaacaatgattagAGAAGAATGCATTacaaatctactggaagaacaAACTTAGAGCACTGAATGACCACTCCTGTTCCATGTTATAGAACTATAAAAGCAAAGGCGTGAAAACGATTAGACTGCAATTTTATCTTTCGGTGCAGGAGacaattttgaaaaaaatctttgttctTGTGTCACCCAAACTCCACAATGAGATCTCCCTTACAGGCCTTCAGCTTTCATCCTGATTGTTGGGCAATTCAGCATGAGAAACATCCCTGTATCCATGTCTTGGCCTAGATTACTAAACAAAATCTCAAGAAGCTGCAAGACACTTTACACTAATTTAATTTTTCTCATGCATCTATTTTCCCCCAAAACAGCCAACAATGAATTTAGCTAATATTTTATAACTGCCAAACAATGAACAGGTGAGATTGTATATGACAGCAGCAATCTAACAGAGGAAATATAATAAAACTGCTGCCTGGCAGTCCATTCCCACTCATGCAATGTTTCTCTGTAGGCATTCCAGCTCATTAATCACATCCTGTGGCTTCAACTAAATTGGATATTCTCAATACAATAGGGAAAGTGATAGAAACTAAGCTTTGAAAATACTCTGTTAAGTCAGATGGCATTTCTACAAGGGCAGTTTGAGGAATGAGGAAAGCAAGAATTTCATTTTGCTTCACGGAGTGGCTGTAGtgaaaaaacataaatatatttaagagaaaGCTTGAGGGGGAAGATTATATTGATACAGTCATATGAAGTACAGCAAACCCTTAAGATAAGCAGTCTTACAAATTCATGGTAGACCTTACCATGGACATAAAGAAGTTGCTGGTCAATGaattcaggaagtggggtggagtacatgcccctgtctgtatcaatggtgctgaggtgaagatggttgagagcttcaagtcctaGGTGTAAATTTCACTAACAAATAGTCCTGGTCGACACAACGGCCAAAAAAAGTGctccaatgcctctacttcctcagaaggctaaggaaattcagcatgcccccgatgattcttaccaatttttattgatgcaccatggaagaCATCCTATACGGATGCACCACAGCtcggtatagcaactgctctgcccaagaccacaagaaattgcaaattGTGAACgcatcccagtccatcacacaaaccagcctctcctccattaaTTCCACCTACACGCCCTGctcccttgggaaagcagccaacataatcaacgacccctcccaccttggtcattctctcttctccactctcctatcgggcataagatacaaaagcctgagagcacgaaccatcagactcaaggacagcttctatcccactgttatcagactcttaaactgacctctcatatgctaaaagatggactcttgaactcccaatctaccacatcatggcccttgcactttatttgtctacctgaactgcactttctcagtaacagCAATACTATGTTCTGCAGTCtgctttcttttcactacctcaatgtaattatgtctggcatgatctgtctggatggcatggaaaacaaaagttcttcatttcacctcagtacatgtgacaataataaaccaataccaacaatcTTGAGAATTTCAAAAGGATAACACAACATAGTAaatttacagagtcatacagtaatagAGCagtggtccatactgaccaagatgcccatctaagctagtcccatttgcccatatctagcagatatccctctaaaccagcctcccagacaacctcgacccactgcaattcacctaccgctgtaacaggtctatggcagatgccatctccctggccctacactcatctttggagcatctggacagtaaagacacctacattagactattgctgattgactacagctccattttcaatactataattccaagcaatctcatctccaaactccgagacctgggactcaacacctccctttgcaaatggatccttgacttcctgaacaacaAACAGcgatcagtaaggatagacagcaacatctccgccacaattatcctcaacaatggtgccccacaaggctgcgtcctcagccctctactctactcccaatacactcgcgactgcgtggccagattctgctctaattctatctacaagtttgcagatgataccaccatttcaaataacaatgagtcggagtgcagAAAGGAGacagagtttagtgacatggtgtcatgacaacaacctttcccacagTGTCAGCAaagtaaaagagctggtcattgacttcagaaaggggggcgggggcagtgcacatgctcctgtttacatcagtggtgctgaggtcgagagggttgagaacttcaagttccttggagtgaacatcaccaataacctgtcctggtccaaccacacagatgccatggccaagaaagctcaccagcgttattgttttaccttgtactacctcaatgcactgttgctgatctgtatgaacggtatacaggACAAgtcttttactgtacctcagtgaaaataataaaccaatttaaacctttcctatccataagaGACTCTTGCCAGTGCTGAAACTACATTTTGAAATTGAAAGCAGTTTACCATCCTTCAACTGACTGAAGTCGGTTAGTCCTGCTTCCCTTTCCCATCCAGGCTATATAAACATGCTACTTAAAACAGGAAGAACTATTCAGCACCTATATGATTAGGTAAAATGGATCAGCTAAATGACTGAGTCTTGTGAGGCAAAATGCTTGCAATCAGAAAATCTCACTTTGCAACAATCAGTAATCGCTTGTTTCCCTACTCCCAGAACTCTGACGGTAACCCATCCCAAAACGAAGCACATCCATCTGGCATTTCTATCAATAATGCAGGTTGGATTAGTGCCATCTATGTTCCAGCCTGTCAAAACAAGAACAGTATGCTTTTGATTTACTGTATCCTCACAGGGAGGAGGTCGACTAGCTTCAGACTTTTCTCACTATCTGCAGCAGTCGGTAGCTAGCGGCAGCAGACAGTGAAGTTACCAGAACAATACATGCTTGCAGTAGTTATATTATCAGTAAATATTACGTGTAACATtactgttcttcacatacatacCGTACTTATTTTTGTTTGACTTCCACACTATGTTACAAATGCTACTCATAGTGTTCAGGATTCATGGCCATTACTGGGACATATTCCTGTCAAAGTTAAAGGTTTACTGTCGATCGAGCAGAACGAATGCCTACTTCTGTACTGTATCTACCCATTTCAATGTAAGCTGCCTTgaaatgttcattaaaaaaaactatgttaAAGCTTGATAGGCTTTCTATCCCAACTCTGAAATGAGAGTGGTCATTTCAATCAGAGCCCTATGCCTGAATCTTACCCACAACTTGTGCACTTTTGCTGCAGCTAAACTTCAGATTTCAGTCTTGGTATTCCAGCTTATTTCTTCCTTTCCAAAAGTGatttcaaaaaaaacttcagatgccaAGTTATCAAAGGTAACACAGTACTTAAAATTGTCATCTTTCCACGGCTGGGAATGACATATGGAGTAATCATTGGACACAAGTCCAAAACACTAGTACATTGTTGGACCAGCATAAGAATGATCGCATACACTGTCCTTAAACCATGACCTCATAAATTCACTCTTCattagaaagtttaaaaaaatgccatAGTCCTTTAAAGCTCATTGCCAACCCCATGTCGCCAATGTTTAAAGTACAGTTGAATATTAATGTACCGAACTCCACTACTTTGCCCAAATATTTACCAACTTGAATAAAGAAATTCTTTGCAACATTCATTTCACACTCACTTTTAATCTTTTGGAATAATTGTATATAACTCTAAGATGTCACACTATAAATAAGATCCATCATTCCAGACTACATTCTAAACCAATTAGTTGGTCATTAGCATATTactatgggagcttgctgcacaCATGTTGGCTACTGTATTTCTTGCATTATAACTGGGGCTACACTTCAAAATCCCTCTGATGATTGCAAAAGCAATGGCAAGgatgggagaaggtgcaaagtgaTGTTGGGAAAGACCAACTTACTATGGCATGAGGTGGTGGcttttggcccatcagatccatgccagctcccagcacaaCACCCTTTAatcccaatcccattctccttacTTCCCTGCAGTCCTCATAAACAcaccaactcccctttggttctatTGCCACTTACCTACAAAAAGAGGTATTTACAGTAAATTAACCTATAGGCACATTTTTGGGAGCAAAGCAAGCACGCAGAAGAAATTCACACatttacagagagaatgtacaaacgccAAATTCTtaccacccgaggtcaggatcaaacttgggaaTCTGGAGCCGTTAGGCAGCAGCACTCACTGTTCTTTGTACTTATGTAGAGCTTGAACTTTTCCAATTTTTACACCTATGTTAAGCAACATTTCAAACAATTTCAACACTTTTCTTCAATAAACTAAGGCTAAACTGCCTTCATTAGCAAATCCAGTGCCAAGCAGTCACCAGGTCTGCTGGAACGAAGTTCAAGCCCTTGGTTCGTGCTTGGATTGCTGATCTTATTTGCAGGGTCATATAACAACTTCGATGCCCTCCTCCTTGAAAGTTATCAAGCAATTCTTAGTAGAAAAACCACATGCAAGCACAAGATCAGACACAGTTACCATCTTTCCAAGTTTGAAAAGTCTGTTGTCATATATTTGAGGTTCAGAAGAGGATTGGCATTTTGACAATGCAGTGTTGATGGCCTTTGCCTGGTGACCAATACTGTTGCATGAGTTAGTGCCTTCTATTTACGCAAAGTAGTTTATGTAGGAAGAGGGACATAATGACTTAAACTGGAATGGGggaaaatacttaaaatacattGGAAATCCAAAGATGTAGGATATTGTGTACAGAGAGCCCAAACAGTGTCCCCTATGGAGTACCCTACTGAGACTGAGGCCAATATTTTCTGATTATGACTGCAACCCAATTAAATGTGTTACTATCCACATTAACAATCAGAAATTATGGATCTCACAGACAGTCATAAAGTCACCTGCTCCAATGTGATTATATCCCAAATTTAAAGAGTAAGTAAATTACTTCAAAGCGTGATATGATCTGGTCAGTGAGAATGTCATGTCCCTGGAGGCAGCATATCAATTTACAGATACAAATTTTCTTCTTGCGCTTGTAATACCTTCTGCTAATGTAACTGTCTTAAGCATCACAAGTCACAGATTATATTACTTGCGCATTCATAGATGAAGTTTACAATATCTAAGTTCACTGGTTAAATACTATATAAATTGAAATTCACACACAGATGAAATCACCATTATTTTACATACCCCCAATGATTTATGATAACCCAATTAGtatatttataaatttaaaattgaGCTTTGTCAAGGGGCTCTGTCTCACTAACCAATCTGGCAAGCATTTTGTTGCAATAGTTTGAATATAAGCTTTAGAATTGTAATGCCACAGCATAATCATAGCACtacacagcataaaaacaggccctttagcccaactcgcccaagtagctagtcccatttgcctgctagTACCATTCCTCGGACAACTGACCCAGTTGACCAAGATATACTTAGCTCTAACTGTTTTTCAGCACAAAACTTCACAACTATACATTGTAACCTCTCTTTTCCCAAATCCCAGGCATACTGAACATAGTCTAAAATTGAGCAGGCCCACGCTACACCAGATCTGCTGCCTAGACTGCAGTATGTACATTTACTTGCACTTACCACAGCTAGGTACGGAGGCCAGACTCACAGGGCCTCTACACTCCAGAGTTTAATGGCATGGCCTGGAAGGTTACTTTGCCTCCGACTGTGAAAGAGAGTGGCCCTACCCCAGAAAAACATCTGACAGAAGCCAAGAGTGGATGGGTTCTTTGCCAGCTCTTAACATCACGAGAT
Coding sequences:
- the lysmd2 gene encoding LOW QUALITY PROTEIN: lysM and putative peptidoglycan-binding domain-containing protein 2 (The sequence of the model RefSeq protein was modified relative to this genomic sequence to represent the inferred CDS: deleted 4 bases in 2 codons); its protein translation is MAEALLAAAGLDESEAELSQSLARTKTRSYGSTASVSAPLAERYIQHPVGEGDTLQGLALRYGVTTEQIKRANKLFTSDCIFLRKNSPYPSISAKGSLFNGLSLDSPENESRGMYAFSNEKPLNIEKKALHLRVQKILTPGPLSLRNFPLKTTCRDWTCRLNCQHKRLLKTIQEDDYGAGDAGHKDNPYAASSYQSLH